A section of the Humulus lupulus chromosome 2, drHumLupu1.1, whole genome shotgun sequence genome encodes:
- the LOC133815421 gene encoding uncharacterized protein LOC133815421, producing the protein MVSHLFFAGDNIMFLEATKEECECLKQISRVYSKATGQVVNYNKLEPCFGSKMDPQTHASLTEIFEVKTTDHFEKYLGMPCFIGRKKKDIFKHTKDRIWKKLKG; encoded by the coding sequence ATGGTTTCTCATTTATTCTTTGCAGGTGACAACATTATGTTTCTTGAAGCAACAAAAGAGGAGTGTGAGTGTCTGAAACAAATTTCGCGGGTTTATTCTAAGGCTACTGGGCAGGTTGTCAActacaacaagttggaacctTGTTTTGGGAGCAAGATGGACCCCCAAACTCATGCTTCCCTTACTgaaatttttgaagtcaaaacCACAGATCACTTTGAGAAATACCTTGGTATGCCTTGCTTCATTGGGCGTAAGAAGAAGGATATCTTCAAACACACCAAGGATCGTATTTGGAAAAAGCTCAAAGGCTAG